A part of Rhinoderma darwinii isolate aRhiDar2 chromosome 1, aRhiDar2.hap1, whole genome shotgun sequence genomic DNA contains:
- the LOC142652732 gene encoding transducin-like enhancer protein 1 isoform X9: protein MPSSGWQMYKFCLLNISAGSAKLQQQLQAQHLSHSHGPPVPLTPHPSGLQPPGIPPLGSSAGLLALSNALGGQSHLAIKDDKKHHDSDHHREREPGTSNSLLVSDSLRGTDKRRNGPDYSNDHKKRKVDDKDSSHYDSDGDKSDDNLVVDVSNEDPSSPRASPAHSPRENGIDKNRLMKKDASSSPASTASSGSSTSLKSKEMSMHEKASTPVLKSSTPTPRGDVPTPGTSATSGLRPGLGKPPSMDPMVNQAAAAGLRTPLAVPGPYATPFGMVPHAGMNGELTSPGAAYASLHNMSPQMSAAAAAAAVVAYGRSPMVGFDTPHMRVPGMPPSLSGIPGGKPAYSFHVTADGQMQPVPFPPDALIGPGIPRHARQINTLNHGEVVCAVTISNPTRHVYTGGKGCVKVWDISQPGNKSPVSQLDCLNRDNYIRSCKLLPDGCTLIVGGEASTLSIWDLAAPTPRIKAELTSSAPACYALAISPDSKVCFSCCSDGNIAVWDLHNQTLVRQFQGHTDGASCIDISNDGTKLWTGGLDNTVRSWDLREGRQLQQHDFTSQIFSLGYCPTGEWLAVGMESSNVEVLHVNKPDKYQLHLHESCVLSLKFAYCGKWFVSTGKDNLLNAWRTPYGASIFQSKESSSVLSCDISVDDKYIVTGSGDKKATVYEVIY from the exons GTGGCAAATGTACAAGTTCTGTCTGCTCAACATCTCAGCCGGCTCAGCCAAGttg CAGCAGCAGTTACAAGCTCAACATTTGTCACATAGTCATGGACCACCAGTGCCTCTAACTCCACACCCGTCAGGACTCCAGCCACCTGGCATTCCACCTCTAGGAAGCAGTGCAGGCCTCCTTGCCCTCTCTAATGCACTTGGTGGGCAATCTCACCTTGCCATAAAGGATGATAAGAAGCATCATGATTCCGACCACCATAGAG AGAGAGAGCCAGGAACA agTAATTCTTTGTTGGTTTCTGATAGCCTGCGAGGAACAGATAAAAGAAGAAATGGACCAGATTATTCTAATGACCACAAAAAAAGGAAAGTGGATGATAAGGATTCAAGCCACTAT gaTAGTGATGGGGATAAAAGTGATGACAATTTGGTTGTGGATGTTTCTAATgag GACCCTTCTTCCCCAAGAGCAAGTCCAGCTCATTCCCCTCGGGAAAATGGAATTGATAAAAACAGATTAATGAAGAAAGATGCGTCAAGCAGTCCGGCATCTACAGCATCATCAGGGAGCTCAACGTCATTAAAATCGAAAGAAATGAGTATG CATGAAAAAGCCAGCACGCCTGTTCTGAAATCAAGCACGCCAACTCCTCGTGGTGATGTACCGACTCCCGGCACAAGTGCTACGTCGGGTCTTCGTCCTGGACTTGGCAAGCCTCCCTCCATGGACCCGATGGTTAACCAAGCTG CTGCTGCCGGTTTGAGGACACCGTTAGCAGTTCCAGGCCCGTATGCTACTCCATTTGGAATGGTACCTCATGCTGGAATGAATGGTGAACTTACCAGTCCAGGAGCTGCGTATGCAAGTTTACACAATATGTCCCCGCAGATGAGCGCAGCCGCTGCAGCAGCTGCCGTGGTGGCATATGGCAGGTCACCAATG GTTGGCTTTGATACTCCTCATATGAGAGTGCCAGGAATGCCTCCTAGCCTATCTGGAATCCCTGGAGGAAAGCC GGCTTATTCATTTCACGTTACTGCAGATGGCCAGATGCAGCCGGTTCCATTCCCTCCTGATGCTCTGATTGGCCCAGGAATCCCTCGGCACGCGCGCCAGATAAACACACTAAATCACGGGGAAGTGGTTTGTGCTGTTACCATCAGCAACCCCACAAGACACGTGTATACGGGTGGAAAGGGATGTGTCAAGGTCTGGGACATTAGCCAACCGGGCAACAAAAGTCCTGTGTCTCAGCTGGACTGCTTG AACAGAGACAACTATATCCGGTCATGTAAATTGCTTCCTGATGGATGTACTCTGATTGTTGGAGGGGAAGCCAGCACGTTATCCATATGGGACCTGGCAGCTCCTACCCCACGTATAAAAGCGGAGCTGACATCATCTGCTCCTGCCTGCTATGCTCTGGCCATCAGCCCCGATTCCAAAGTCTGCTTCTCCTGCTGCAGCGATGGCAACATCGCCGTGTGGGACTTACACAACCAGACGCTTGTAAG GCAATTCCAGGGCCACACAGATGGAGCCAGCTGTATTGACATTTCTAATGATGGTACCAAGCTCTGGACTGGAGGTTTGGACAATACAGTACGATCCTGGGATCTCCGTGAAGGCCGACAGCTCCAGCAACATGATTTCACTTCACAG ATCTTCTCTCTTGGATACTGTCCAACTGGTGAATGGCTTGCAGTAGGAATGGAGAGCAGTAATGTGGAAGTTCTGCATGTTAATAAGCCTGACAAATATCAGCTGCACCTTCACGAGAGCTGTGTGTTGTCTCTTAAGTTTGCCTATTGTG